DNA sequence from the Papio anubis isolate 15944 chromosome 7, Panubis1.0, whole genome shotgun sequence genome:
TCGGCTCtcaaggctgtgagacccctgatttcctattccacacctctatatttctctgtgtgtgtctttaattcctctagcaccgctgggttagggtctccccgaccgaGCTGGCCtcggcagtgcctggcacatagaaggtgcTACAGAAGTGTTGTTAGCTGTCCTAATATTGAATATGCTTCCATGAATACTATGTAACTCCCAGTGCCAGGTCAGGTGGGGGAAGAACAAATTTGAGAACTGACAATGAAGCCACTTCACTGGAGAATGGGGTTGTAGAGGCTTCTGCAATCTAAGTGGGAGGTCAGGAATTTTAGGCCTGGGGGCTGTACTGAACAGCTTGCTCAGGccctcaccattttttttttttttttttgagatggagtctctctctgtcacccaggctggagtgtgcagtggcacgattttggctcactgcaagctctgcctcctgggttcacaccattctcctgcctcagcctcccaagtagctaggactacaggcacccgccaccacgcctggctaattttttttttttttttggtatttttagtagctacagggtttcaccatgttagccaagatggtctcaatcccctgacctcgtgatccgcccacctcagcctcccaaagtgctgggattacaggcatgagtcacggcGCCGagcctcaccttttttttttttttttaaagaggataGAGTGGATAGTGCCTTCTCCCAGCAATTCCTATGTCTGTGACCCAGTGCTAGAGCTGCCTGTAAAACAGATCTTTGGTTGTGCTGGGCTGTGCTTCTTCCAGGGGCTGGAAGAAGATTGCGAGATTGGTATTAGAGGGAAGCCTGTGAAGATAGGTGGGAAATGAAAACAGTACAAATCTTGTGTAAAATAGATAAGCATCTCTTATTATTGGACAGTCTTTGTGGGAAGGTCTATGGCACATAGAAGATGTTAATTAATATCAAATTGCTAGTATTTTCTGCAAGATGACTTCCCTATTCCCAGATGAGGGTGCTATGTCCTCTTGCTAGACTACAGCCTCAGTTCACATTTTGTGCACACGTCTTTCCAGGGCTTCAAGCTCAGCCAACACCTCTTTGGGCAGATCCTGGTTGACCTGCTCTGTTAGGTAGCTCCGAATGTCACGAACCTCCTGTTCCCAAAAATCCTTGGGGAGGGAGAACAGCTGAGTGGTGTCTATAGCTCCGAGGCCACTGAGATCCAAGGCTCCCTCCTTTGGCACCAGCCCAATGGGTGTCTCTCGGGCACTGTCCTCCCCCTCTAACCGCCGGCAGATCCAGTCTAGCACCCGAGCATTCTCCCCAAAGCCTGGCCACAGGAAGTGCCCTGCCTCGTCACGCCGGAACCAGTTGACATGGAAGATACGGGGCAGCTGGGCCCCCTTGCGCCCCTCCATACTCAGCCAGTGTTCCAGGTAGTGCCCAAAGTTGTAGCCAAAAAAGGGCCGCATGGCAAATGGGTCGTGCATGATGATCTTCCCTAGGGAGGGGAGCAAGATGGGTAAGGAATCTTCCTTTTCACTGGAGAAGGGAAGGGCACCCTGCACCCAGTTGGAAGAAGCTGTGAAAGGCTCATGGTTCTGGCATATCTTCAGGGATGGGGAAAAGATAGAAGTGGGAAGAGGTGGAGCCATATCAGACTCCAGGGGTGGACAAAAGGAAGGTCTGGctcaggaagggagagaggaagtgctgtgtgtgcacagaggagagggaggaatggCGAGGGTGCTCACCTTTGTGTTCTGCTGCAGCAGTGGACTCAGAGCGCATGGCACTGCCCACAAACACCCCATGACGCCAGTTGAAGGCCTCGTATACCAGGGGTACCCCTAGATCACCAATGAACAGAGTCACAGGCAGCCCTTTTCTTTGGACCCTCACTCCAGCCCTTCTGGTGAGCTTGACTGGTACTGTCTCTCCTAGGACCTTGGCTATCCCATTTTCAGACCCTTTGCCTCCTCCCAAGTTTGCATTCACCACGGGAGAACTCTGGAGACAGACAGCTACAGGTAAGATGCAGGCCGAGGCTCTGGATCAGAGGGAGGGAGGTAGACCCTGATACAGACATAGCCCTTTTGCCAAGAACATGGAGCTCACATGTTGTTTACCTTTGGGTCTGCGGCCACCAAAGATTATTGCGTCAATGGGGACACCCTCTGGGGCCTCCCAGGCTGGGTCCATGATGGGGCACTGGCGAGCCGGGGCACAAAAGCGAGAGTTAGGATGTGCACAGGGCTCCTTGTCACCTGGCAGAGGAAATACAAACACTATTATTTCCAAGGTCATGTcgacccccaacacacacatatatgggcACACATTCTTgcagggttcttttttttttgtttttttttttttgtctcatcaGCTGCCTAGAACTTTGTGTGATAAGGAGCAGAGAGAAGGGAGCCAGGGCATCTCCAAAAGCTCAGGTTATTTAGCCATGAAGGTGCTGCCAGCTAAGCTATGTGAGAAAAGAGTGGGAGAGGAATTGGGGTTTGGCAGCACACTAATGTTTGTGCCAAGCTACTGGCACTTGGCACTGACCAGGGCTCAAGGGAATGGGGTTAGATATGGGCATAAGGTTATAATAATTTTTCCCCCAGAAACTATTTCGTTATTTGCGAGATTATTATTTAAATACCCAAACCTAAAGCAAAAACTGAGAATGTCAGCTTAGTACCTCAGACAATTGACTTTCCATCAGCAAACTGGGGAAGACAGACTCTCCTAAATTACCAAAATGcaaacaggaatttattttatctttttatttttgaggtggagtctcgctctgttgcccaggctgtagtgagcgcagtggcgcaatctcagcttactgcaacctccacctcccgggttcgagcaattctcctgcctcagcctccccaatagctgggattacaggcacccaccaccatgcctggctgatttttttgtatttttaatagagatggggtttcaccatgttggccaggctggtttcaaactcctgaccttaggtgatctgcccacgtcggcctcccaaagtgctaggggtgagccactgcacctggcctgattttattttattaattaatttatttatttgtgagacggagtttcactccgtcgccaggctggagtgcagtggcacgatcttgtctcactacaacctctgcctcctgggatcaagcgattctcctgcctcctgagtagctgggattacaggcgtgagccaccatgcccagctaatttttgtatttttagtagagatggggttttgccatgttgccagcctggtcttgaactcctgacctcaggtgatccacccgcctcagcctcccaaagtgctgggattatagatgtccACCCAGCAAGGAATTGATTTTAAAGCTAACAAAATGCTGGAGATTTCCCTGCCCTGCTTAGACCCTGATGAAGTGATAGGGCTTGAAGAATAGAGATAGGGATATCACATGGGTAGGGATAACCTTAGGAGCCCAGGTCATACTTGGCACCTTCAGGTGTCCTGGAGAGGGATTGGGACTAAGTCAGTGGCACATGTATGAAGCACCACTGTGTGGCCCCTGAGTGGACACATCCCCTTCTCTGCTGGAGGTTGCTGGTTAGACATGGGGGGTGAGGAAGCCATGGGGCCCAGATCCCCACTCTATCCCATccccagcttctgcctcccatcGCAGATAAGAGCCATCCTTCATCAGCACCCAGTGCAGGACCCTAACACAGGGTATTGTTCTGGGAATTGAAGCTGGGGACAAGATGCCTTAGTTATGCCCCCGAATCTGGAGATGATGAAAGGGTTGGGGAACTAGCCTGTGGGGAAAGATGAAAGTTTCTTGAATTTCTCAGTTGGGTGGGAAGGCTGAGAGGGGCTTAATGATGGTGTTAGTAAAAATAAAGGGTGATTAGATGAGGCAAGGAGGGTGACTGCTAGGCCAGCCTGGCAAACCTGAATATAGGCTTCAGTGACCACAAGGCCACCCTCCCCTCCCACGCTTTTCTTTGCCCCCGCCTCGGTGTCTGGACTGCCTAACTGCAGAAGGCCATGGAAAGAATACTGAAGGTCCAGAGTGCAGGGCTCAGGGAAAGGTGGGACTCCCAGGCACCCGGGGTAATGACAGGATTCAGAAACTAGCTTCTGGGAAAGACTCAAGCACTGACCTAATTTTGTTTATAGGAAGGGATTGGGGTGAATGCTTTGGAGGGACAGGGGAAGGGTGAGGGTAACAATACTGACCTTTAGACGGTGGTTATTATACAGGGGACAGTGGGAGCCAAGTGGCAGGAGGACAGTCGGAGCAGAGGAGGCAGGTTTCCCTTTTCCTAATGGGTCAAACTTTATGGATAGTGCTTGGAGCCCAATACCTTCTGTAACAATGTTCAAaagtccttccttttcctttcattaaaaaaatccagcctggccgggcgcggtggctcaagcctgtaatcccagcactttgggaggccgaggcgggtggatcacgaggtcaggagatcgagaccatcctggctaacatggtgaaaccccgtctctactaaaaatacaaaaaaatagccgggcgaggtggcgggcgcctgtagtcccagctactcggaggctgaggcgggagaatggcgtgaacccaggaggcggagcttgcagtgagccgagatcgcgccactgcactccagcctgggcgacacagcgagactccgtctcaaaaaaaaaaaaaaaaaaaaaaaaaaaaatccagcctaTATTTATTATTGAGAGTCTACTGTGTGTTTGTCAGTGTGCTAAACCCTTTTTATGCACTCTTTAATCCTCCAACAACCTCATGAGATAGGTACTATCACAACTACCTGCATTCAACTGATGTGGAAAGTAAAGCTTAGAGGTTGAGCAACTTAGCCAGATCACAAAACCAGTGACTGGTGGACTTGGGACATGAACTGAGATTTTGCCTGGGACTGGAAACTGCAGACGTTCATGACTTCTGTGCCTCCTAGCAGTCCTAGAAGATGGCTGGAGGTCGTGGAGAAGGCTTTTCCACCATTAAGGTGCTGAGGCCTGGAGGCTGTGCCACACCTTCCCTACTGCACATACCAGGTTTCCAGGGTTTGCCCAGCCAGGAAGTCACAGTAACACCAGGTGGAAGAGGCTGGTCAATGCCCTCCCAGTACACGCCACCATCGCTGGTCTCAGCCACGTTGGTAAAAATAGTGTTACTCTGGATTGTAGCCATGGCGTTGGGATTGGTGGTGGCAGAGGTACCAGGGGCAACCCCAAAGAAGCCGTTCTCAGGGTTGATAGCCCGGAGTCGACCTGTTAgaagaagtgaaagaaaggaaggaccAAACAAGGAAAACTTGAGATGTAAGACCAAAGAAGGTCCTGCTCCACCCC
Encoded proteins:
- the PCK2 gene encoding phosphoenolpyruvate carboxykinase [GTP], mitochondrial isoform X2; protein product: MSPADFQQAVDERFPGCMQGRTMYVLPFSMGPVGSPLSRIGVQLTDSAYVVASMRIMTRLGTPVLQALGDGDFVKCLHSVGQPLTGQGEPVSQWPCNPEKTLIGHVPDQREIVSFGSGYGGNSLLGKKCFALRIASRLARDEGWLAEHMLILGITSPAGKKRYVAAAFPSACGKTNLAMMRPALPGWKVECVGDDIAWMRFDSEGRLRAINPENGFFGVAPGTSATTNPNAMATIQSNTIFTNVAETSDGGVYWEGIDQPLPPGVTVTSWLGKPWKPGDKEPCAHPNSRFCAPARQCPIMDPAWEAPEGVPIDAIIFGGRRPKGVPLVYEAFNWRHGVFVGSAMRSESTAAAEHKGKIIMHDPFAMRPFFGYNFGHYLEHWLSMEGRKGAQLPRIFHVNWFRRDEAGHFLWPGFGENARVLDWICRRLEGEDSARETPIGLVPKEGALDLSGLGAIDTTQLFSLPKDFWEQEVRDIRSYLTEQVNQDLPKEVLAELEALERRVHKM